A part of Fusarium graminearum PH-1 chromosome 3, whole genome shotgun sequence genomic DNA contains:
- a CDS encoding inositolphosphorylceramide-B C-26 hydroxylase yields the protein MPGLTLPTFTRAEVEEHNSEGSCYVTIGSKVYDITDFIEDHPGGPEYVLEYAGRDIEKILKDSDSHTHSDSAYEILDESLVGFLVPEKSVNGHANGTANGNGNAKLSNGDANGTVHPRTGMSCEEDLSRETDYNMDYKKNKFLDLNRPLFPQLWFGGFTKEFYLDQVHRPRHYKGGQSAPLFGNFLEPLSKTAWYIVPIIWLPCIAFGTHVASQGFDNQLYTLGYWVFGVFFWTIIEYVLHRFLFHLDYYLPDNRVGITLHFVLHGIHHYLPMDRYRLVMPPALFALLATPFWWIAHSILCHNWYAAVAAYCGGVFGYVCYDLTHYFLHHQDLPLWYKDLKKYHLAHHFLDYELGFGVTSRFWDTIFGTELIYDTKKTK from the exons ATGCCTGGACTTACACTTCCAACCTTCACTCGTGCCGAGGTCGAAGAGCACAACTCAGAGGGCTCTTGCTATGTCACAATTGGCAGCAAGGTCTACGATATCACCGACTTTATTGAGGATCATCCTGGCGGTCCCGAATACGTTCTCGAATATGCCGGCCGAGATATCGAAAAGATCCTCAAAGACTCTGATTCGCACACACATTCTGACTCTGCCTACGAAATCCTCGATGAGAGCCTAGTCGGATTCCTCGTACCCGAAAAGTCCGTCAACGGACATGCCAATGGAACTGCCaacggcaatggcaatgcgAAGCTGTCCAACGGGGACGCCAATGGCACAGTCCATCCTCGAACCGGAATGTCCTGCGAGGAGGACTTGAGCAGGGAAACAGACTACAACATGGActacaagaagaacaagtttCTTGACTTGAATCGCCCTCTTTTCCCTCAGCTTTGGTTCGGTGGATTCACTAAAGAATTCTACCTGGATCAGGTCCATCGTCCTCGCCACTACAAGGGCGGTCAGTCCGCACCTCTGTTTGGAAACTTTCTTGAACCTCTCTCCAAGACCGCTTGGTATATAGTTCCTATTATTTGGCTGCCATGCATTGCATTCGGTACCCACGTCGCTTCGCAAGGCTTCGACAACCAGCTCTACACTCTTGGCTACTGGGTCTTTggtgtcttcttctggacTATCATTGAATACGTTCTGCACCGCTTTTTGTTCCACCTTGACTA CTATCTGCCCGATAACCGTGTAGGAATCACTCTGCATTTCGTCCTCCACGGTATCCACCATTATCTTCCTATGGATAGGTACCGTCTTGTTATGCCACCCGCTCTCTTCGCTCTTTTGGCTACTCCTTTTTGGTGGATAGCTCATAGCATCCTCTGCCACAACTGGTATGCTGCAGTAGCAGCCTACTGCGGAGGTGTCTTTGGATATGTCTGTTACGATCTTACACACTACTTccttcaccaccaagacctgCCTCTGTGGTACAAGGACCTCAAGAAGTACCACCTTGCTCATCACTTCCTCGATTACGAGCTTGGTTTCGGAGTTACCAGCAGATTCTGGGACACCATCTTCGGTACTGAGCTTATTTAcgacaccaagaagacgaaATAA
- a CDS encoding RNA-binding protein rsd1 has protein sequence MATLDVEALLDATAKDTAEQKTKSPVEDRTRDEPERRERDRGGRDRDGSRHRDRDHGRRRDRRDSQNRSRKGTPDVGTPRSDAGSHKSRRRSRSRDSDRRHTRRNRDGDYYRGGRRSRSRSRSPYRHYRPRDDREPRERRDRGDRRNRDFGRGRDDDRRETKREEGNPQLTEDERDRRTVFVQQLAARLRTRELKEFFERVGPVNEAQIVKDRISQRSKGVGYVEFKNEESVTQALQLTGQKLLGIPVIVQVTEAEKNRQARNPEASGPHPNSIPFHRLYVGNIHFNVTEQDLQAVFEPFGELEFVQLQKDENGRSRGYGFVQFRDAGQAREALEKMNGFDLAGRPIRVGLGNDKFTPESTANMLQRFSGQNQQNPNFQGSAFSGSGGRGPQNSTFDRAGGRDNEKTGGASALDDTDVAGVNFNNYSRDALMRKLARTDDSAPTNGHEERQVLKPKMETKPLPVNVNMASRCVVLHNMFDPEEEEGTDWVKELEDDVRQEAESKYGHVVHISVDPNSKGDIYLKFDKVQGGENAIKGLNGRYFGGRMIDASPVVDAVYSSLFSRTRAI, from the exons ATGGCTACCTTGGACGTGGAAGCACTCCTGGACGCCACTGCGAAGGACACCGCCGAGCAGAAGACTAAGAGCCCTGTAGAGGATAGAACAAGGGATGAGCCTGAACGAAGGGAGCGCGATCGTGGTGGCCGTGATCGAGATGGAAGCCGACATCGCGACCGCGACCATGGTCGACGCCGAGACCGCCGAGACAGCCAAAACCGAAGCCGTAAAGGCACCCCCGACGTAGGAACACCACGAAGCGATGCTGGCAGCCACAAGAGTAGGAGAAGGAGCCGCAGCCGTGACAGTGACCGCCGTCACACGCGCCGAAACAGAGATGGCGATTACTACCGTGGCGGACGACGCTCACGCTCACGATCTCGTTCCCCTTACCGTCATTACCGACCTCGTGATGATCGAGAGCCCCGTGAACGAAGAGATCGCGGTGACCGACGAAACCGGGACTTTGGGCGCGGTCGGGATGACGATCGTCGGGAAACAAAACGCGAAGAAGGCAACCCGCAGCTTACTGAAGACGAACGAGATCGACGCACTGTGTTCGTTCAGCAGCTTGCCGCTCGTCTCCGCACCCGCGAACTAAAGGAGTTCTTTGAAAGGGTTGGACCTGTCAATGAGGCTCAGATTGTCAAGGATCGTATCAGTCAAAGATCCAAGGG AGTTGGTTATGTCGAATTCAAGAACGAAGAATCTGTTACCCAGGCACTTCAACTTACTGGACAAAAACTCCTAGGTATCCCCGTCATCGTGCAGGTGACagaagccgagaagaaccGACAGGCACGAAACCCTGAAGCTTCAGGGCCCCATCCCAATTCTATTCCGTTCCACCGCCTTTACGTCGGCAACATACATTTCAACGTTACCGAACAGGACTTGCAAGCTGTCTTTGAGCCCTTTGGCGAGCTCGAGTTCGTTCAGCTCCAAAAAGATGAGAACGGTCGCAGTCGCGGCTATGGTTTTGTCCA GTTCCGTGATGCTGGCCAGGCACGAGAGGcattggagaagatgaatgGCTTTGATTTGGCCGGACGTCCTATTCGTGTCGGACTCGGAAACGATAAGTTTACCCCTGAGAGTACTGCCAACATGTTGCAGAGATTTTCCGGACAGAACCAGCAAAACCCTAACTTTCAGGGCTCTGCGTTCTCTGGTTCTGGCGGACGTGGCCCTCAAAACTCTACTTTCGACCGAGCCGGTGGTCGAGATAATGAGAAGACAGGAGGTGCCAgtgctcttgatgataccGATGTCGCTGGTGTCAACTTTAACAACTATAGTCGCGATGCATTGATGAGGAAGCTTGCTAGAACGGACGATTCGGCCCCCACCAATGGCCACGAAGAACGACAAGTCCTCAAAcccaagatggagacgaagCCATTGCCTGTTAATGTCAACATGGCCAGTCGATGTGTGGTTTTGCACAACATGTTTGACCCCGAAGA agaagaaggcaccgACTgggtcaaggagcttgaggacGATGTTCGTCAAGAAGCCGAGAGTAAATATGGACACGTCGTCCACATCTCGGTTGATCCGAACTCCAAGGGTGACATCTATCTCAAATTTGACAAAGTCCAGGGCGGCGAAAATGCCATCAAGGGCCTCAACGGCCGATACTTCGGCGGACGAATGATCGACGCGTCACCTGTTGTAGATGCCGTCTACAGCAGTTTGTTCTCTCGTACCCGGGCAATTTGA
- a CDS encoding pirin: MEYDFERLAARNTSFKDTTTSTFEVLKTLTPLSYIYSDKITDQQKDNHHLYATEMSVHRAIRKVFLAVEQSEGAGARVRRSIGTPQLRNFSPFLMLDHFSVKPGAGFPDHPHRGQETITYLLEGGMDHEDFAGNRGTLSAGDLQFMTAGKGIVHAEMPQQNADGSANIGLQLWVDLPKELKACEPRYRDLKAPEIPIAKIDDDKVTVKVISGQSHGIDSVKDLAYTPVWFLDIEIQPGGKITQPLPPNWNAFAYTLEGQVIVGNDDQKRVVEQYHNIVFEPEGDVVHFEVDAGATKSARVAIIAGTPLDQPVIQYGPFVLTSKEDVAKALFDYQTHSNGFERAEDWQSEIGKSMVG, from the exons ATGGAATATGATTTCGAGAGGTTGGCCGCTAGAAAC ACCAGTTTCAAGGACACGACGACTTCTACCTTTGAAGTGTTAAAGACTCTTACGCCTCTGTCTTATATCTACAGCGACAAGATTACCGACCAACAAAAGGACAACCACCACCTTTACGCCACCGAAATGTCTGTCCACCGAGCTATTCGCAAGGTCTtccttgctgttgagcaaTCCGAGGGTGCTGGTGCTCGCGTTCGTCGATCAATTGGTACTCCTCAGCTGCGCAACTTTTCTCCTTTCCTGATGCTTGATCACTTCTCTGTCAAGCCTGGCGCTGGATTCCCCGATCACCCTCATCGTGGTCAAGAGACCATTACTTACCTTCTTGAGGGTGGTATGGACCATGAGGATTTTGCTGGTAACCGAGGCACCCTCTCCGCTGGAGATCTTCAGTTTATGACTGCTGGAAAAG GTATCGTGCATGCAGAGATGCCCCAGCAAAATGCCGACGGCAGCGCCAACATTGGTCTTCAACTCTGGGTCGATCTCcccaaggagctcaaggccTGCGAGCCTCGCTACCGTGATCTCAAGGCTCCAGAGATCCCAATCGCCAAGATTGACGACGACAAGGTCActgtcaaggtcatctcTGGCCAGAGCCACGGCATCGACTCAGTCAAGGATCTCGCCTACACACCCGTCTGGTTCCTCGATATTGAGATCCAGCCCGGTGGCAAGATCACCCAGCCTCTTCCCCCCAACTGGAACGCCTTTGCCTACACCCTCGAGGGACAGGTCAttgttggcaatgatgaCCAGAAGCGTGTTGTCGAGCAGTACCACAACATTGTTTTCGAGCCTGAAGGCGATGTTGTTCACTTTGAGGTTGACGCCGGCGCTACCAAGTCCGCTCGAGTAGCTATCATCGCTGGTACTCCCCTGGATCAACCCGTGATCCAGTACGGTCCTTTCGTCCTTACTTCCAAGGAGGACGTTGCCAAGGCTCTGTTTGACTACCAGACACACTCCAACGGTTTCGAGCGTGCTGAGGACTGGCAGAGCGAGATTGGAAAGTCCATGGTGGGCTAA
- a CDS encoding iron transport multicopper oxidase FET3 precursor — MRPKLLSVEAALFLALPELARAATRKFDFEIGWVRANPDNAFERPVIGINGQWPIPTIEVDIGDRVIINAHNNLGNQSTSLHFHGLYMNGSTHMDGPAGVSQCPIIPGTSFTYNFTVDQPGTYWYHSHTAAQYPDGLRGPFIVHDKDFPYAKKYDEEVVLTLSDWYHDEMRSLIPQFMAKSNPSGAEPVPKNALMNETTNFTMSVQPEKTYLFRVINVGAFAGQYLWFEGHKMQIVEVDGIYTEEAEAEMIYISAAQRVSFLLTTKKDTSKNFPIVASMDTTLFDVLPPDLKYNSTGWLVYDKKAEKPVPATVDSLNPFDDMTLVPYDKMEILGKPDKEVVLDVKMDNLKDGKNYAFFNDITYTEAKVPTLYTALSAGKDAEDPAVYGTYTHSMVLKKNEIVQLVVNNLDSGRHPFHLHGHAFQSVYRSEEEAGIWADANVTEKNLPKTPMRRDTLVIYPNGNIVMRFKADNPGVWLFHCHIEWHVISGLIATFVEDPLALQETIEIPKNHLDACAAANMPTKGNAAANTEDFLDLTGENKPANTLPPGFTPRGIVALVFSCICGILGVAVVAWYGFSAPVGSTSAGALSAGLVENDSGDVHSAQKGPQETVVSPTGDARSH; from the exons ATGCGCCCTAAGCTTTTATCAGTTGAGGCAGCGCTGTTTCTTGCTCTTCCCGAACTGGCTCGGGCTGCTACCAGGAAGTTCGATTTCGAGATTGGTTGGGTCAGAGCTAATCCTGACAATGCTTTCGAGCGCCCAGTTATTGGAATCAATGGCCAATGGCCTATTCCTACCATCGAGGTTGACATTGGTGACCGAGTTATCATCAATGCGCATAACAATCTGGGAAATCAATCCACCTCCCTACATTTCCATGGCCTCTACATGAATGGAAGCACGCATATGGATGGTCCTGCCGGTGTAAGCCAATGCCCGATTATTCCTGGAACTAGCTTTACATACAACTTCACG GTTGATCAACCAGGCACATACTGGTATCACAGTCACACTGCAGCACAATACCCAGACGGTCTACGCGGGCCCTTTATCGTCCATGATAAAGACTTCCCGTACGCAAAGAAATACGATGAGGAGGTTGTCTTGACACTTTCTGattggtatcatgatgagatGCGATCTCTCATACCACAATTCATGGCCAAGTCAAATCCTTCAGGTGCCGAACCTGTGCCCAAGAACGCCCTCATGAACGAAACCACAAACTTCACCATGTCTGTTCAACCCGAAAAGACATACCTGTTCCGGGTAATCAATGTTGGTGCTTTTGCGGGGCAATATCTTTGGTTTGAAGGTCACAAAATGCAAatcgtcgaggttgatggtATCTACACCGAGGAAGCTGAGGCAGAAATGATCTATATCTCGGCTGCTCAGCGGGTCAGTTTTCTACTTACTACCAAGAAGGACACTTCTAAGAATTTCCCTATTGTTGCTAGCATGGATACT ACTCTCTTTGATGTCCTGCCCCCAGACCTTAAATACAACTCTACCGGTTGGCTGGTCTACGATAAGAAGGCCGAGAAACCAGTTCCAGCTACTGTCGACTCACTGAATCCCTTCGATGACATGACCCTCGTTCCGTatgacaagatggaaattCTTGGAAAGCCCGACAAGGAGGTGGTCCTCGATGTCAAAATGGATAACCTGAAGGACGGCAAGAATTACGCATTCTTTAACGACATCACATATACCGAGGCCAAAGTCCCCACGCTCTACACAGCGCTCAGTGCCGGGAAAGATGCCGAAGATCCTGCTGTATACGGCACTTACACACACTCCATGGtcctcaagaagaatgagatTGTCCAGCTTGTCGTGAACAATCTCGACTCGGGTCGCCATCCCTTCCATCTCCACGGTCATGCATTCCAGTCTGTCTATCGCTCCGAAGAAGAGGCTGGTATCTGGGCAGATGCGAATGTCACAGAAAAGAACCTGCCAAAAACCCCTATGCGACGTGATACTCTAGTCATCTACCCCAACGGCAACATTGTCATGCGCTTCAAGGCGGACAACCCAG GTGTCTGGCTGTTTCATTGTCACATTGAGTGGCACGTTATCTCCGGTCTCATTGCTACATTCGTAGAAGATCCCCTTGCTCTCCAAGAAACCATTGAGATCCCAAAGAATCATCTCGATGCATGCGCCGCTGCCAATATGCCCACAAAGGGCAatgctgctgccaacacAGAAGACTTTCTTGACCTTACTGGAGAGAACAAACCTGCAAATACTCTACCACCTGG TTTCACACCTCGCGGCATTGTCGCACTTGTTTTCAGCTGCATTTGCGGTATTCTTGGCGTGGCTGTTGTCGCATGGTACGGCTTTTCTGCACCGGTTGGCTCAACCAGTGCTGGTGCTCTCAGTGCCGGTCTCGTTGAAAACGACTCGGGAGATGTTCATTCTGCTCAGAAGGGTCCTCAGGAGACAGTTGTTTCACCAACAGGCGATGCGAGAAGTCACTAA